Below is a genomic region from Mesorhizobium sp..
TCTCTACACGATCTTTCTCGCGCGCATGGTCGGCCATGACGCCATCGGGCAGATCGGCCCGTTCGAGTTCGTGCTCGTCATCGCCGTCGGCTCGGCTGCGGGCGATCCGATGTTCTATCCCGAGGTCGGGCTGTTCCAGGGCATCCTCGTCATCACCGTCGTCGTCCTGCTGCACCGGGCGACCGGGGCGCTGCTTGCGCGGTCCGCCCGCGTCGAAAGCATGGTCGAAGGCGATCCGGTGCTGGTGGTGGAGGAGGGGCGGATCCGCGAAGAAGCGCTCGGCTCCGGCTCGCTCAGCCTGCGCGAACTCCTGGCGCTGCTGAGGGTCGAAGGGGTGCGCGACGTCGGCGAGGTCGAGAGGGCCTATTTCGAGAACAATGGCAAGCTTAGCGTCTTCCGCTACCCGGCCGGCGAGGCGCGGCAGTCGCGCCCGACCGCGCCGCTGCGGACGGCGAACTAGCCTTCCGCCTTCATCGACCGCGCCTTCTCGAGCAGCACCTTGCGGTCTCGACCGTGCAGCGCGATCAACTCCTCCGCCTGCTTGGGCGAAAGGTCGGAATTCTCGGCGAGGAACTTCACGTCCTCGTCGAGAAGCGCCTCGCGCGGGCCGGTCTTGACGGCGCCGGGCATCAGTTGGGCCTTTCGATCAGCTTGTTGAAGCGGCTCACCTGGCCGTTGTCCAACAGGTCCTGGTGCAAGAAGGCGAGCTTGCGGTCCTCGAAGATGTCGAAGAACTCGTCCCAGCTGATTTCGCGGAAGCCGTCCTCGGCTTCGCCGAAGTCGATGCGCAGGACGCCGCCGCCGACGACTGCCGGGCGGCCCTTCCGGCTTTCGACCCATTTGCGGATGACTTTGTGATTTGTGGTGGTGACGGCTTCGGTCATTGGCTTGCTCCTCGGCTCTGATCAGGCAACGAGGCGGGAGCGCGATCGTTCCCCTCGCGGACTTGGATGAAAGGGTAGCGGTCGCGGATGCGGGCGTTGAAGAAGCGACCCTTGGAGAAGGCGCGGCGGAAGTCTCCCGCCACCTCGGGCGGCACGCCGCGATAGTCGTAGCGCCGGCCCGACGCGACGAACCAGACGGACAGCACCATTGCCGTCTCGTCATATTCGAACCGCCAGATCGAAGTCGAAGGCATGTCAGCCCCCAGTGTCGCTATTGGACGCGGCGAGTGGCTTCGATTCCGGCGACCCCCGATGGCGCAGGAAGATCGACAGGACGACGAGGACAGCCGTCGACAGGAATTCCGACTGCCAGTTCTGGAACGACTCGAACCAGAAGGTCGGGTCGCCGAGATGGGCGACGAGGGAAGCGGCAGGCTGTCCATGGGCCAGCGCTTCCTCGTTGCGCGCCTCGGCGCTCGACAGCCAGTGCAGGACGAAGGACAGGACGAAGAGCAGCGCCAGCACCAGGCCGAGGCCGTGGTCGTAGATCCATTCGCCGATCCGGCTTGCCGCGCGACGATGCGGCGGGACCTCGTCGCCCGGCCGATAGGGGTCGTCCGGGTCCCGCGATTCGGCCGAGCCGCGTTGGAAGAGGATCGCGGTCAGGACGACATAGGCCGACATCTGCAGGAACTCGCTCTCCCAATTTTCGAAAAGGGCCGACAGGAAGGAGCCGGACAGGAGATAGACGCCGAGCGTCAACGCCGATTGGCCGTGGAGGGCGCGCATCTCGTTCTCCTGCGCCAGGCCGGAAAAGAGCATGCCCGCGAGGCTGAAGGCGAAGGCGCCGAGAAGCACGATGGTGAGGCCGTTGTCGCGCAGGACTTTCATGACGGTTTGCTCCGCAGCCGATGAGTGAGAAACGGGCGGCAGGCGCCGAGGTTGCGGAGCGCCGGGCGCCGCCATGTTCCTGCCGATTTCGGAATCTGTTATCGCAACGTAAGGCGGCCGGCGAAGCGGGCGCTGTTCCTGGACCGAGGGGGTAGGATGTCTGATACTTTCGCAGGGCGCCTGAGCCGGCGCGCATTTCTGGCCGGCGCGGCGGGTGCCGGCCTGTCTCCGGCCTTTCCGGCGCTGGCGCAGATGGAGCGCAAGCCGAACACCACGGTTCCCGACCTCGACAGCCCGGCGAGGATGTATGCGGCGCTGGTCGACGGCGGCCACCAGCTGCCGGCGATCCCGGTCGACAAGCTCAACAAGCGCCTGGTGCGCCAGGTCGTCATCGACCCGACCTTCGAGAAGCCCGGCACGATCGTCGTCGACACCTCGACGCACTATCTCTATTTCGTGCTGGAGGGGCGCAAGGCGCTGCGCTACGGCGTCTCGCTGGGCAAGGCCGGGTTCGAATGGACCGGCAGCGCCACGATCCAGTTCAAGAAGGCCTGGCCGGTGTGGACGCCGCCGCCCGAGATGATCAACCGCAAGCCGGAACTGGCGAAATATGCCAATGGCATGCCGCCCGGCCCGCAGAGCCCGCTCGGCGCGCGCGCGCTCTACCTGTTCAAGAACGGCAAGGACACGATGTACCGGCTGCACGGCACGCCGGAATGGAGCTCGATCGGCAAGAACGCCTCGTCGGGCTGCGTGCGCATGCTGAACCAGGACGTGATCGACCTGCACGCCCGCGTCAGCGGGCCGACGATGGTGCATGTGCGGCACTCGATGTATCTCGGCGCCAACGCCGGCAGCGCGGGTTCGTCGAAGCCGACGACCGAGGCGATCGATTCAGGCGTGCCCGAGGGCGCGGAGGAATTGTAGGGGGCCGGTCCTTCTCCCCGTGTGGGAGAAGGTGCCCCGAAGGGGCGGATGAGGGGCATAGCGCGCAGTCTCGAAAGTTCGCGCTGCCCCTCACTGTCCTTCCGGACATTAGGTGGGACCCGCTGCCTGCGGCAGCTCCTGCGGCGACCGGCCTCTCACCCCCAAAAAACGTCCGTCCCTCCTTTCGCTCGCCTGCGCATCGCCATGCCCTTTCCGCTGCACCGACGCCATGGTGCATGAGGCCGGGGAGGGGGGTGGATAGATTTCCGGAAAATAGTCCTGACATATGGCGACATGCAGCGGTCGGCAGGGCCGGCGGGTGTCGTCCCGTCGATGCCGACCGTAAGGACGTCCAGACGCAGGTTGCCTTATGTATCATCAAATGATACATATTGAACGTGATCGTTTCGCTGAAGGGCAAGTTTGCGGAGGCGGTGGTCGCCGGCAGGGCCGCGAAAGGCTTTCCGGCCGATCTTCTCGCCGTGGCGGAGCGGAAGATGCAGGCACTCGACAATGCGCATGTGCTTTCCGACCTGCGCTCGCCGCCCGGCAACAGGCTGGAGGCCCTGAAGGGCAATCGTGCGGGGCAGCACTCGATCCGGATCAACGACCAGTGGCGTATCTGCTTCGTCTGGACGGATGCCGGCGCCGAGGATGTCGAGATCGTGGATTATCATTAGGAGTTTCGCTCATGAGCATCAGCTTCGCCCGTCCTGTCCATCCCGGCGAGTTCCTGCGAGAGGAATACCTTGTGCCGCTCGGCATGAGCGCCGGAACCCTGGCACGCGAACTGCGCGTGCCGCGCACCCGTATCGAGCGGATCGTCAAGGAGGAGATCGGCGTGACCCCCGACACGGCACTCAGGCTGGCAAAGTTCTTCGACACCACGCCGCAGTTCTGGATGAATTTCCAGACGGCGTGGGAATTGGCAGCCGAGGCGCGGGCGAAGAAGGACGAGATCGGGCAGATCAGGGCGATGGAGCGGGCGGCGTAGGGGCGCTGGGGACAGTTTACTTTTTCCCGCCCGCGCCAGCCTTGCAGCCGCAGTGCCTTTCTGAGGAAAGAAAGTAAACTGTCCCCGGAGGTGCCGCCTGTGCCGCGTCTTGCCCGCATCGTCGTGCCAGGCGTTCCGCATCATGTGACGCAGCGCGGCAACCGGCGCGAGCGGGTATTCTTTTCGCCGGACGATTATCGGGCCTATCGCGCCATTTTGGCGGAGGCAGCGCGGGCGATAGGGACGGAGGTCTGGGCCTACTGCCTGATGCCCAACCATGTACATCTGATCCTCGTGCCGTCGCATCCCGACGGACTGCGCGCGCCGCTCGGCGAGGCGCACCGGCGATACACGCGGCGGATCAACGATCGCGAGGGCTGGACGGGACACCTGTGGCAGGGGCGCTTCGGCTCCGTGCCGATGGACGAGGACCATCTCGAAGGTGCGGTCCGCTACGTGTCGCTCAATCCGGTGCGGGCAGGGCTGGTGAAAAGGGCGGAGGACTGGCCCTGGTCGAGCGTGCGGGCGCATCTGGCGGGCGAGGGGGATGGGTTGGTGGCGGTCACTCCCGTGCTCGATCGCTGGCCCGGCTTTACCACGATGATTGAGACGGAGCCGACGGTCGCGGAGATGAATTCTCTCCGCAAGGCGGAGACGTCGGGGCGTCCGCTGGGAAGCAAGGATTGGGTGGAAGGGCTCGGCGTGACGATGGGAAAGCGCGGCAGGAAGGCGGGGTAAGCGGGTAAGCGCTGGGGGGTAAGCGCTGGGGACAGTTTACTTTTTTCCGCCCGCGCCAGCCTTGCAACCGCAGTGCTTTTCTGCGGAAAGAAAGTAAACTGTCCCCGGAGGTGCCGCCTGTGCCGTCCTTTGGACTGCTCCAGCTAAGACCGTGAAAATCCATTCTCCCCCTCAAGGGGGTAAGCGCTGGGGACAGTTTACTTTTTTCCGTCCGCGCCAGCCTTGCAACCGCAGTGCTTTTCTGCGGAAAGAAAGTAAACTGTCCCCGGAGGTGCCGCCTGTGCCGTCCTTCGGGCTGCTCCAGCTAAGACCGTGAAAATCCATTCTCCCCCTTAAGGGAAGAGATCGCGCGCGACCATTTGCGCGAACCTTCAACTTGCGCTGCTAACTACCGAATATTACCTATTAGTTATGTTCGAAAAGATCACTATTCGCAGCGTTGCCGGCCCAGACCAGAATCTTGATCCCGGCACATTGGCTGAGGTCTTGCTGTTCTACGGCAAGACGCATCTGGTGCTCGATTTCGGGCGTCTGATCGCGCTGATCAAGGCTATTGGCGCTGCGAACATTGAGTTTCTGATCGACAATGGATTCGTCGACATTACGTACATCTTATCACAAACGGGCGTGGCCACTAATAAGTTGGGGCCCTTAGAGATTCATGGGCTCGTGCAGTTTCAGGTTAACGGACGCGAAGCAAAGAAACGTGTTTCTGCTGAATCCCAGATTGAACTAGCGGTCAGGAGATCGCAGGTGAGCGAGCCTGCAAGCCGTCGTTTGCTTAAGAAACTGATGCACGCAGCGGAGGTAAAGGATAGCTTTGAAAGATTGATTGGATCCGAAAGAAATATTTCAGAAATTGCTATAGATCTTCTGGATGATCGAAAACTGCTAACTGACTTAATGAACGAATGTCTCGGGGGCCTACTATATTGGACAAATGTACCAATCGGTCGCTTTTCGCTTCACCGCGACAAGGACGGATTTATAATAGATACAGATATGAGAATCGATCAATTAAACAAAGTCTACAGTGAAAAAGTTCCTCCGAGTCACAGTTCAATCACGAGGGCATACTTGCTAACTTTTATTTGGGATTCAATTCTTGATCTTCATCTTGCTTCGCACTATGGCTCTGAATTGCTGACCGGATCAATACAAGAGCGTTTGATAGGGGTGCGTATCGGAAGCATGCTCTCCAGAGTCAAGAAGGATAGAACCGAGATAAACGAGTTCTCGGATTTCGTATTCGCAGACGGAAAATCTGTACGTGGGGCGATCAATAGTGGTCAGCGAAGTTTTGACGATATCCGTGATATTTTGATCAAGGCTCAGAAATTCAGGCGATGGCTTGACGGTATCAATCCAGACAAGTCCCTGATCAAGGCGTACCATCAGGAGGTAACCGCCGAGACATGGATAGACAGGCTACCCGGCAAATCATCGCGCTTCGCTTTGTTCACAGGTGCGGGCTTCTTGGCAGACCTCGTTCTAACGGGCGGTTTTGCCACGGCCGGAGGGGTAGGATTGGGCTTGCTAGATACGTACTTGCTGGACGGCATGATCAAGGGTTGGAAACCCAATCAGTTTGTCGACGCTGAGTTGCAGAATTTTGTTGCATCGAATTAGCCTCACACCCCACTCACAAACCCGTCCAGCACCCGTTTCTGCCCGGCCTTGTCGAAATCGATCGTCAGCTTGTTGCCGTCGATCGCCGCGATGTTGCCGTTGCCGAATTTTTGGTGGAACACCCGGTCGCCGACGTGGAATCTTGAGGGTTCCGTGGCGACGGACTTCGCTACCAGTTCGCCCTCGATGGTGCGGCCCTTGACCGAGCCGCGGCCGGCGCCGAAGCCGGAGTCCGTTTCGCCATAGCCGATGCGCTCGACCTGGTGGCCGGAGCGGGAGCCCCAGTTGCGGTCGGTGGCCGCGGTGCGGTTCTGTTGCGCGCGGGCCCAGCCGGGGGTGGCGTAGGTGTTGGAGAAGGCGCGGGCCCCCTCATCCGGACCGCTGCGCGGGCCACCTTCTCCCCCCCGATTGGGGGGAGAAGAGTGGGAGCCGAGATTGTCGAAGCGCGAGGCGCCGTAGGGGTTCTGCCTGCCGCCGCCGCGCCCCGAGGCGAAACCGCCGGCGCCGCCATAGGGGGCAGAGTAGCCGCCGTAGGATTTGCCGGCGTCGGCGACCTCGACATGGGTGTCCGGCAGCTCGTCGAGGAAGCGCGAGGGGATGGTGGATTGCCACAGGCCGTGGATGCGGCGGTTGGAGACGAACCAGATGTGCAGGTTCTTCTTGGCGCGGGTGAGCCCGACATAGGCGAGGCGGCGCTCTTCCTCGAGGCCGGTGCGGCCGCCTTCGTCGAGCGCGCGCTGGTGGGGGAAGAGGCCTTCCTCCCAGCCGGGGAGAAAAACGGTCTCGAATTCGAGACCCTTGGCCGAGTGCAGCGTCATGATCGAGACGGCGTCCAGTTCGGCATTCTGCTCGGCATCCATGACCAGCGCCACGTGCTCGAGGAAGGAGCGGAGCGACTCGTAGTCCTCCATCGAGCGGATGAGTTCCTTCAGGTTCTCCAGCCGGCCGGGCGCCTCGGCCGACTTGTCGGCCTTCCACATGTCGACATAGCCGCTCTCTTCCAAAATCTGCTCGGCGAGCTCGGTGTGGGGGATGCGCTCCAGCGCCTCCTGCCAGCGGCCGAAATGGGCGCAGATTTCGCGGAGTGCTGCGCGGGGCTTGGGCTTCATCTCGTCGCTCTCGGCGAGACGCGAGGCGGCCTCCAACATGGGCACGCGCAGCGCGCGGGCGGTGTCGTGGATCTGGCGGACGGCGCTTTCGCCCAGGCCCCGCTTCGGCACGTTGACGATGCGCTCGAAGGCGAGGTCGTCGGCGCCTTGCGCGACGACGCGGAAATAGGCCATCGCGTCGCGGATCTCCTGACGCTCGTAGAAGCGCGGGCCGCCGATGACGCGGTAGTTGAGGCCGAGCGTGACGAAACGGTCCTCGAACTCGCGCATCTGGAAGGAGGCGCGAACGAGAATCGCCATGTCGTTGAGCGCATGGCCGCGGCGCTGCAGCTGCTCGATCTCCTCGCCGACGGCGCGGGCTTCTTCCTCCGAATCCCAGGCGGCGTGGACCTGGACTCTTCCGTCCTCCGGGTCGGCGTGATCGGTGAACAGCGTCTTGCCGAGGCGGCCCTCGTTGTGGGCGATGAGATGCGAGGCGGCGCCCAGGATGTGGGCGGTGGAGCGGTAGTTGCGCTCCAGCCGGATGATGGTGGCGCCAGGAAAATCCTTGTCGAAGCGCAGGATGTTGTCGACCTCGGCGCCGCGCCAGCCGTAGATGGACTGGTCGTCGTCGCCGACGCAGCAGATGTTGACGGGAGCGCGACGGGGCGATCCCTCCCCCTCGAGGGGAGGGTGGCCAGCCGGAGGCTGGCCGGGAGGGGTCCCCTCCACCTGCACGCCCCGATCGTTCGACTTGACCGGAGCGTCGCGCACGTCGCCGGCGACCCCACCCGGCCGGCTTTCAGCCGGCCACCCTCCCCTCGAGGGGGAGGGACCCCCCGCGCCGCTTTTCGGCCGCTGAGCCAGCAGCCTGAGCCACATGTACTGGGCGGTGTTGGTGTCCTGGTATTCGTCGACGAGGATGTAGCGGAAGCGATGGTGGTAGTCGGCGAGCACGTCGGGGTGGTCGCGGAAGATGCGGATCGGGTGCAGCAAGAGGTCGCCGAAGTCGCAGGCATTGAGGGTGCGCAGGCGCTCCTGGTAGGCGGCGTAGAGTTCGCGGCCCTTGCCGTTGGCGAAGGCGCGGGCGTCGCCTTCGGGAATGTCCTTCGGCGACAGCCCCTTGTTCTTCCAGCCGTCGATCATCTGGGCGAACTGGCGCGCCGGCCAGCGCTTGTCGTCGAGGTTCTCGGCCTGGATCAACTGCTTGATCAGGCGCACGACGTCGTCGGTGTCCAGAATGGTGAAGCCGGATTTCAGGCTGGCGAGTTCGGCATGGCGGCGCAGGATCTTGACGCCGATCGAGTGGAAGGTGCCGAGCCAGGGCATGCCCTCGGCCGAGCCCTCGCCGATGAGCACGGCGATCCTCTGCTTCATCTCGCGCGCCGCCTTGTTGGTGAAGGTGACGGCGAGGATCTGCGACGGGTAGGCGAGCCCGAGCTTGAGGATGTGGGCGATGCGGGTGGTGAGCACGCGCGTCTTGCCGGTGCCGGCACCCGCGAGCACCAGTACGGGGCCCTCGGTGGTCTCGACGGCAAGGCGCTGCTCGGGGTTCAGGCCGGCGAGATAGTCCGGCTGGCCGGCGTGGCCGGACCGCGCGGCCATGGCGCGCGCGGCGAGGGAACCGGCAGGCTTCGCCGGAGCGCCGCCTTTGGGGGCGTCGAAGAAGGGGATGTCGTCGGGATAGTCCACCATTTGTTCCGAATGTAGTGATTCGGCGCCGAAAGGCCACCGCATCGGCCGAGAAAGCCCCGGTCGCGCCGGCACCTATCTGCTTCACACTTCTTTACATCGGCCGCGAACGGCGGAAACGTCCGGCGCCTAATGTGCCCCCATGCCAGCCGGGAAGCTGGACAAAACCCAAGGAGCACAGACATGACCAATCAGGACAACGGCAATTTCGACGGCCCGGTGATCGACCACGACGCAAACGAGCCGAAGAAGTCGGGGCGCTACGGCACCGCCTTCGTCGTCGGCGTCGGCCTCGCCGCGGTGATCGCGATCGGCGCGGGCGCCGCGATCGCCCAGGGCGGCTGGGGCCCTGGCGGTCACATGGGCATGCGCTTCGCCGAGCATCGCTTCGAGAAGGTGATGGAGGAGATCGGCGCCAGCGACGAGCAGCAGGACAAGATTTTCGCCATCGTCGACCGGACGCGCGCCGAACTCAGGCCGATGGGACGCGAATTCCGCGGCATGCACGAGGAAGTGGCGGCACTCCTGACCGCGCCGACCATCGACAAGGCCGCTGTCGAGGCGCTGCGCGCCAAGCGCATCGCCGAGGTCGACGAAGCGTCGAAGAAGGCTGTCGCGGCGGTGGTCGAGGCGGCCGAGGTGCTGACGCCGGAGCAGCGCGCCAAGCTCGCCGCGGAAATCAAGGACAGGCACGACGGCCGCGGCCGCTGGTAGGACGCGCGGCGGCGGGAATCCCGTCGCCGACGCCCACGGCGGTTCGGCGCGGCTGCCGCAGACCGTCCCCCTCGACTTCCCCGGTCCGGGCTCACGTCAGCCCGGACCTGGCCTTGAGCATCCGACGGGGCGCGGCACAGCCGCGCCGCCATCCGTCCCGTCGCCGCGACGATCTCGGCAAAGCGCGGCTTCGCGCGTGAAACCGGTGCCCCCATGTCCCGCTTCTCCCCCTATCTGCTCTGGCTGGCGCTGGCGCTGCCCGGCCTCGGCCTCGCCTGGCAGTTCGCCACCTCGGCCGATCCGCAAATCGCCCACGAACTGCTGCATCCCACGGGCGAGTTCTCGGCCCGGTTCATGATCATCGCCATGCTGGCCTCGCCGCTGATCCTGATCTTCCGCAATGGCCGCTTTCCGCGCTGGCTGCGCCGCAACCGGCGCTATTTCGGCGTGGCCAGTTTCGCCTATGCGGCGGCGCACACGGTGCTTTACCTGATCGACCGCGGCACACTCGACGGCGTGATCGAGCAGATCGGCCGGCTCGACATCTGGACCGGGTGGCTGGCCATGGCGATCTTCGTGCCGCTGGCCGTGACCTCGGCCTATTGGGCGCAGCGTGCGATGGGCCCGGCATGGAAGGCGCTGCAGCGGTGGACCTACCCGGCGGCCGTGCTGACGCTGATCCACTGGGCGGCGCTGCACGACTGGGGCCATCCGGCCGCCGCCCTGGTGCATTTCGGCCCGCTGGCGGCGCTGGAAGCCTACCGGTTGTGGTATTGGTACGGACCGAGAGACCGCGAAAGAGTCAGGGCATGAGCAGCCGTTACGTCCGCGAGCCGGTGCCGAACTGGCTTGATCTGGAGGCAAGGCCTAGCCAACCTGGCATCAGGCGGTCGGCTATTTGAGGAAATCCGGCGCATGGCGGACGAGATCCTGATCATCGATGACGATGCGCGGCTTGCCGCGATGCTGTCGGATTATCTGACGACGAACGGTTTTGTCGTCGCCACCGCGGGCAGCGGCCGCAGCGGCGTCGAGGCATTGCGGCGACGACCTCCGGCCGCGGTGATCCTCGACGTCATGCTGCCGGACATCGACGGGTTCGAGACATGCCGGCAGATTCGCGCCTTTTCCGACCTGCCGGTCCTGATGCTCACCGCCAAGGGCGAGGAGACGGACCGCATCGTCGGGCTCGAACTCGGTGCCGACGACTATCTCCCGAAACCGTTCAATCCGCGCGAGCTTTTGGCGCGGCTGAAGGCGATTCTCCGGCGGCGCGGGGCGGGCGACAATCACCGAATCCTGCGCTTCGGGCGGCTCGAGATCGATCCAGGCTCCCGCTCGGTGAAGATTGAGGGAGAGGAGCGCTCGCTCACCAGCCATCAGTTCGACCTGCTCGTCGCGCTCGCCGAGAACGCCGGGCGCACGCTGTCACGCGAGCAGCTGATGGACATGGTCAAGGGCGAGGAGCTGGAAGCCTTCGACCGGTCCATCGACGTGCATGTCTCGCGCATCCGTGCCGCGATCGAGACCGACCCGAAGAACCCGCGCCGGCTGATCACGGTGCGCGGCGCCGGCTACGTCTTCGCCCGCTACCAGGACGACGCCTGAGATGCGGCTCTTCAGGTTTTTTCGCGGCCGCCTCTACGTCAAGATCTACCTGACCGTGATCCTGTCGCTGGGCGCCGTCGCGGTGGCGACCGGCATCTACTGGAGCACCGCGATCGATCGGGAGGAGCTGGGCTGGGCACAGCGGCGCGACCGCTTCGTTGCCGAAATGCTGCCGACGGGCGAGGATCCCGTGATGACGCAGGCGATCGTCGAGCGATTTGCGAAAGCCTTCGACGCCGACATCTCGCTCTATTCGTCCGACCGGCGACTCCTCGCCGCGGCCGGCGAGGATCTGCCCCCGCCGCCGCCTAGTGGAAGCTTCGACCACGACGATGACGATGACGATGGCTGGTTCGGCGGTCGCCAGCACCGAAGGCCCTTCGTGGTAGATCTTGGCGACGGGCGCACCCTGGTCGCCCAGCTCGACGCGCCGTGGGACGGACCGAAGCGCGGCGCGCTCGGCTATCTGGTGCTGATCGCGGGCGTGATCGCGCTCGCCGCCTATCCGTTCGTGCGCCAGGTGACGCGGCGACTGGAGAGCCTGCGGGCCGGGGTCGAGGCGTTCGGCAAGGGCGATCTCGTCGCGCGGGTGCCGGTCAAGGGCAGGGACGAAGTGGCGGCGGTGGCAAGGAGCTTCAACGCGGCGGCGGAGCGGATCGAGCGACTGGTCGGCGCGCACCGAGCGCTGCTGGCCAATGCCAGCCACGAACTGCGCTCGCCGGTGACGCGGCTCAGGATGGCGATGGACCTCTACGAGACGCCGCAGGACGGTGTCGCGATGGATGGCCGGGCGCGCGAAGAGATGCTGCGCAACCTGGGCGAGATCGACCAGCTGGTGGACGAGATCCTGCTCGCCAGCCGCCTCGATCACGTCAAGGGACTGGAACGACCGGAACGGCTCGACCTGTTCGCGCTGGTGACCGAGGAATGCGCCCGCAATGGCGTCGAGGCGACTGGCGCGCCGGCCGAGGTAATGGGTGACGCGCGGCTTCTCACCCGCCTCGTGCGCAATCTCGTGGTCAATGCTCTGCGCCACGGCCGCCCGCCGGTCGAGGTCGATGTTCGGGAAGATCGCAAACGCGTGCTGCTTTCCGTCCGCGACCATGGCGACGGGCTGCCGAAAGGCGAGGAAAAGCGGGTGTTCGAGCCGTTCTACCGTCCGGGGGGGCGCAGCGAGGCGGCCGGCGGCTGGGGACTGGGGCTCGCGCTGGTGCGCCAGATCGCCGAGCACCATAGCGGATCCGTGAGGGTTGAGGCAGCGGAGGGGGGCGGGGCGCGCTTCGTGGTCGAACTGCCAGTAGGAAAATAATTCAGCTGAAGCATAAAGCTGGCGGTTGACTGAGTTCTTCTTCTCGTTTCCTATTGACGCTAGGGCAGATAATAGGGGGAGTTCTCGACATGCGAACAATTTTGGCAACGCTTGCGCTCGCATCTGCTTCAGCTCTGGCTTCGTCTGAAGTGTCAGCTCAGACGCCGGGGCATTTCAGGGGTTCGGCTTGCGTCATTGCGGCAAGCTCCGGCTGTTCAGCTCATGGGATGACCGCGGGTAGCTGTGTGGGTGCGCGCTTTACTCCACCGAATTTCGGTAGTTCTGGCAATGCTACGCGTCTCTCGTTATTCTATCCTTACTACAGTCAGAACGCTTCCTATTTTTCGGGCTCGCTTGTCGGCACTGTATTCAGGGACGTTACAATGAGCCAGATCGGAAACGGGGTCTCGACCTATCCGGTCAAAATGCGGATTCCCTCTCAAGTTCCGGCCAATCCTGCGACCGCCGCTGCGCTAACGGTAATCGCGGACATCAATGCTTTCCAGTCGGGATGCAACGTCAGGCTGAGGTTCCAGGGGCAACGAATCCCAGTGTCTGGCCCGTTGCCTTGAGGGCTGCAAAGGACCGGACGATCTATACGGTCCGCTGATTGTAAGGCATCGCCTCAGCTTTGCCGTGCAGGGCAAAGCTGAGGCGAACCGTACGCCGCGCTCCTCCTCAGAGCATCTCGATCCTGACGACGCGGCAGGCGTCGGCGGCGTTCTCGAGCGTCATCTTGACGGATGCGCCCCTCAACCTGCCGAACACCACCATCCGGTCGTTGGCGACCTGCTCGGCCCGGCCTTGCCGGATGCCTTCGGAGG
It encodes:
- a CDS encoding Spy/CpxP family protein refolding chaperone gives rise to the protein MTNQDNGNFDGPVIDHDANEPKKSGRYGTAFVVGVGLAAVIAIGAGAAIAQGGWGPGGHMGMRFAEHRFEKVMEEIGASDEQQDKIFAIVDRTRAELRPMGREFRGMHEEVAALLTAPTIDKAAVEALRAKRIAEVDEASKKAVAAVVEAAEVLTPEQRAKLAAEIKDRHDGRGRW
- a CDS encoding DUF6766 family protein, encoding MKVLRDNGLTIVLLGAFAFSLAGMLFSGLAQENEMRALHGQSALTLGVYLLSGSFLSALFENWESEFLQMSAYVVLTAILFQRGSAESRDPDDPYRPGDEVPPHRRAASRIGEWIYDHGLGLVLALLFVLSFVLHWLSSAEARNEEALAHGQPAASLVAHLGDPTFWFESFQNWQSEFLSTAVLVVLSIFLRHRGSPESKPLAASNSDTGG
- a CDS encoding DUF421 domain-containing protein codes for the protein MQDEIIRILFGEAETADPWFYVEIVFRTLVMYLYTIFLARMVGHDAIGQIGPFEFVLVIAVGSAAGDPMFYPEVGLFQGILVITVVVLLHRATGALLARSARVESMVEGDPVLVVEEGRIREEALGSGSLSLRELLALLRVEGVRDVGEVERAYFENNGKLSVFRYPAGEARQSRPTAPLRTAN
- a CDS encoding ATP-dependent helicase, whose amino-acid sequence is MVDYPDDIPFFDAPKGGAPAKPAGSLAARAMAARSGHAGQPDYLAGLNPEQRLAVETTEGPVLVLAGAGTGKTRVLTTRIAHILKLGLAYPSQILAVTFTNKAAREMKQRIAVLIGEGSAEGMPWLGTFHSIGVKILRRHAELASLKSGFTILDTDDVVRLIKQLIQAENLDDKRWPARQFAQMIDGWKNKGLSPKDIPEGDARAFANGKGRELYAAYQERLRTLNACDFGDLLLHPIRIFRDHPDVLADYHHRFRYILVDEYQDTNTAQYMWLRLLAQRPKSGAGGPSPSRGGWPAESRPGGVAGDVRDAPVKSNDRGVQVEGTPPGQPPAGHPPLEGEGSPRRAPVNICCVGDDDQSIYGWRGAEVDNILRFDKDFPGATIIRLERNYRSTAHILGAASHLIAHNEGRLGKTLFTDHADPEDGRVQVHAAWDSEEEARAVGEEIEQLQRRGHALNDMAILVRASFQMREFEDRFVTLGLNYRVIGGPRFYERQEIRDAMAYFRVVAQGADDLAFERIVNVPKRGLGESAVRQIHDTARALRVPMLEAASRLAESDEMKPKPRAALREICAHFGRWQEALERIPHTELAEQILEESGYVDMWKADKSAEAPGRLENLKELIRSMEDYESLRSFLEHVALVMDAEQNAELDAVSIMTLHSAKGLEFETVFLPGWEEGLFPHQRALDEGGRTGLEEERRLAYVGLTRAKKNLHIWFVSNRRIHGLWQSTIPSRFLDELPDTHVEVADAGKSYGGYSAPYGGAGGFASGRGGGRQNPYGASRFDNLGSHSSPPNRGGEGGPRSGPDEGARAFSNTYATPGWARAQQNRTAATDRNWGSRSGHQVERIGYGETDSGFGAGRGSVKGRTIEGELVAKSVATEPSRFHVGDRVFHQKFGNGNIAAIDGNKLTIDFDKAGQKRVLDGFVSGV
- a CDS encoding L,D-transpeptidase, with protein sequence MSDTFAGRLSRRAFLAGAAGAGLSPAFPALAQMERKPNTTVPDLDSPARMYAALVDGGHQLPAIPVDKLNKRLVRQVVIDPTFEKPGTIVVDTSTHYLYFVLEGRKALRYGVSLGKAGFEWTGSATIQFKKAWPVWTPPPEMINRKPELAKYANGMPPGPQSPLGARALYLFKNGKDTMYRLHGTPEWSSIGKNASSGCVRMLNQDVIDLHARVSGPTMVHVRHSMYLGANAGSAGSSKPTTEAIDSGVPEGAEEL
- a CDS encoding KTSC domain-containing protein; protein product: MPSTSIWRFEYDETAMVLSVWFVASGRRYDYRGVPPEVAGDFRRAFSKGRFFNARIRDRYPFIQVREGNDRAPASLPDQSRGASQ
- a CDS encoding HigA family addiction module antitoxin, producing MSISFARPVHPGEFLREEYLVPLGMSAGTLARELRVPRTRIERIVKEEIGVTPDTALRLAKFFDTTPQFWMNFQTAWELAAEARAKKDEIGQIRAMERAA
- a CDS encoding type II toxin-antitoxin system RelE/ParE family toxin codes for the protein MIVSLKGKFAEAVVAGRAAKGFPADLLAVAERKMQALDNAHVLSDLRSPPGNRLEALKGNRAGQHSIRINDQWRICFVWTDAGAEDVEIVDYH
- a CDS encoding transposase, which codes for MPRLARIVVPGVPHHVTQRGNRRERVFFSPDDYRAYRAILAEAARAIGTEVWAYCLMPNHVHLILVPSHPDGLRAPLGEAHRRYTRRINDREGWTGHLWQGRFGSVPMDEDHLEGAVRYVSLNPVRAGLVKRAEDWPWSSVRAHLAGEGDGLVAVTPVLDRWPGFTTMIETEPTVAEMNSLRKAETSGRPLGSKDWVEGLGVTMGKRGRKAG